In the genome of Caldalkalibacillus salinus, one region contains:
- a CDS encoding PTS transporter subunit IIC, protein MSILQKKGIDLSFRTYFVTALSYMALGLFSSLIIGLIIRTLGEQLGNDTLYDMGSLAMSMMGPAIGVAVAYALKAPPLVLFAAVVTGIAGADVGGPAGAYIATIVSTEIGKLISKSTRIDIILTPLVTIAVGYFAAIYVGQGIGQLLVQFGHIINWSVEQHPFIMGILVATLMGIALTAPISSAALGFMLGLDGLAAGAATIGCAAQMIGFATSSYRENGVGGLVAQGIGTSMLQISNIVKNPLILIPPTLAGALIAPIGTVIWEMKNVDAGSGMGTSGFVGQIFTFTTMGFTVDVFYKVALLHFIAPALLSLMLSEYMRMKGWIKLGDMKIES, encoded by the coding sequence ATGTCTATATTACAGAAAAAAGGCATTGACTTGTCATTTCGTACATATTTTGTGACAGCTTTATCTTATATGGCTCTCGGATTATTCAGTTCATTGATTATAGGTCTTATCATTCGTACTCTCGGAGAGCAGCTTGGGAACGACACTTTATATGACATGGGTAGCTTAGCAATGTCCATGATGGGACCGGCTATAGGCGTTGCAGTAGCATACGCTCTCAAAGCCCCGCCTTTGGTTTTGTTCGCTGCGGTGGTGACTGGGATCGCTGGTGCTGATGTTGGCGGGCCGGCTGGTGCTTATATTGCCACTATTGTATCTACCGAGATTGGCAAATTGATATCTAAATCGACCCGAATTGATATTATTCTTACGCCCTTAGTCACCATCGCTGTGGGCTATTTTGCTGCCATTTACGTGGGCCAAGGAATCGGTCAGCTTCTTGTTCAATTCGGTCATATCATCAATTGGTCCGTTGAACAGCACCCCTTTATTATGGGGATCTTAGTGGCCACTTTGATGGGCATCGCCCTTACAGCACCAATCTCAAGTGCAGCACTGGGCTTTATGCTAGGGTTAGATGGGTTAGCGGCAGGCGCGGCAACAATAGGGTGTGCGGCGCAAATGATCGGCTTTGCGACCAGTAGCTACCGTGAAAATGGGGTCGGCGGCTTAGTGGCACAAGGCATCGGGACGTCTATGCTGCAAATCTCAAATATTGTTAAAAATCCACTTATTCTTATCCCGCCAACGTTAGCGGGTGCGCTCATTGCTCCGATAGGAACTGTGATATGGGAAATGAAGAACGTCGATGCTGGCTCAGGTATGGGGACAAGTGGTTTTGTCGGACAAATCTTTACTTTTACAACAATGGGGTTTACCGTCGATGTATTCTACAAAGTGGCCCTGCTGCATTTTATTGCCCCTGCTCTCCTCAGCCTTATGTTAAGCGAGTATATGAGAATGAAAGGCTGGATTAAATTGGGCGATATGAAAATAGAAAGTTAA
- a CDS encoding S8 family peptidase, which produces MKKDVARWIMAIAIIGLVFVPIWMGYQEQDIRRDDGQAQPDQRDRSPSIYQTNQQEKDQPTEGKIDTKTRDQVLTKDLSLTTSFFIGQLQSKLEKWAELDFTQTELVHEFEQELEEHPHFEGFAYINNQEVSLIKGDLDDQQLQAFLERLQRVTSNQTFSSPFTKGERQRMLMATQTENQNWVVGQVDLSFVKGFVGEMASVADANGHFFISSAGEKEVEWDSKDQKEGYVEQKVPELDWTIVMRTQENEKERTHYPDGEVIVQFNDVDAGETWLQRHPEFTLKKKSGVLMLIAHDNMGTEDMLNLLRDEEQVVQVEPNHTFIKQQSSVLPNDEFFEQYQWNLSLIQAELGWDYSNGSEEVPIAYLDTGIDTQHQDLAERVAEGFNAFDETDEVYDYHGHGTHVAGVIGAMTNNETGIAGVSWNNPIMPVKVLNDQGEGSLFEVASGIIWATDHGARVINLSLGDTESSQILRDAVRYAYENDVALIAAAGNDNVGQPMYPAGYEEVLAVAAVNQQNEKAVFSNYGEHIDVTAPGENIPSTFPDHQYVFMSGTSMAAPHVTGMAGLIRSLRPDLTNDEVLDVIRYTADDLGDPGHDPYYGNGIINVERALELIANNEDITFTNGQFDQNQGDQQENGDQDDAQLQDPTHTQDNWIDRLIRQLIQSFNTGQ; this is translated from the coding sequence ATGAAAAAAGATGTGGCAAGATGGATTATGGCCATCGCCATTATAGGGCTTGTGTTCGTCCCGATATGGATGGGGTATCAAGAACAAGACATCAGGCGTGACGATGGTCAAGCTCAGCCTGATCAGCGGGATAGAAGTCCTTCCATATATCAAACGAATCAACAGGAGAAAGATCAACCGACTGAAGGCAAGATCGATACGAAGACGAGAGATCAAGTATTGACGAAAGATCTATCCTTAACAACGTCTTTCTTTATCGGACAATTACAAAGTAAGCTTGAAAAGTGGGCTGAGCTAGATTTTACCCAAACAGAGCTTGTTCATGAGTTTGAACAAGAACTAGAGGAGCATCCTCACTTTGAAGGGTTTGCTTACATAAATAATCAAGAAGTCTCTCTCATTAAGGGGGATTTAGATGATCAGCAATTACAGGCCTTCTTAGAACGGCTTCAGCGTGTGACGTCTAATCAAACTTTTTCTTCCCCCTTCACTAAGGGAGAGCGTCAACGAATGTTGATGGCCACTCAGACTGAGAACCAGAACTGGGTAGTGGGACAGGTAGACTTATCCTTCGTCAAAGGGTTTGTGGGCGAAATGGCATCGGTTGCTGATGCGAATGGTCATTTCTTCATTTCGTCAGCAGGAGAGAAAGAAGTAGAATGGGATTCCAAAGATCAGAAAGAGGGGTACGTTGAACAAAAGGTACCTGAATTAGACTGGACCATCGTGATGCGGACCCAGGAGAATGAGAAGGAGCGTACCCACTATCCAGACGGTGAAGTGATCGTACAGTTCAACGATGTCGATGCTGGTGAAACGTGGTTACAACGTCATCCTGAATTTACGTTGAAAAAGAAGTCTGGTGTACTCATGCTTATTGCCCATGACAATATGGGGACAGAGGACATGTTAAACTTGCTTCGGGACGAAGAGCAAGTGGTTCAAGTTGAGCCTAATCATACGTTTATCAAACAACAATCCTCCGTTTTGCCTAATGACGAGTTTTTTGAACAGTATCAATGGAATTTATCTCTTATTCAAGCTGAGTTAGGGTGGGATTATTCTAATGGTTCAGAAGAAGTCCCGATTGCTTATTTAGATACAGGGATTGATACACAACATCAAGATCTAGCAGAAAGAGTGGCTGAGGGATTTAATGCCTTTGATGAAACGGATGAAGTTTATGATTATCATGGGCATGGTACACACGTCGCAGGGGTGATCGGGGCTATGACGAATAACGAAACTGGCATCGCAGGCGTCTCATGGAACAATCCGATCATGCCTGTCAAAGTCCTTAATGACCAAGGCGAGGGGAGTCTCTTTGAGGTCGCTAGCGGTATCATATGGGCCACAGATCACGGCGCGCGGGTGATTAATCTTAGTCTAGGGGATACAGAATCCTCACAAATTTTAAGGGACGCTGTTCGATACGCCTATGAGAATGATGTGGCCTTAATTGCCGCAGCAGGGAATGACAACGTTGGCCAACCGATGTATCCTGCAGGATATGAAGAAGTACTCGCTGTAGCAGCTGTTAACCAACAAAATGAGAAAGCCGTCTTCTCTAACTACGGAGAGCATATCGATGTCACAGCACCCGGAGAAAACATTCCGAGTACGTTTCCAGATCATCAATACGTCTTTATGTCCGGGACATCAATGGCCGCACCGCACGTTACAGGCATGGCCGGTCTGATTCGCTCGCTAAGACCCGATTTAACGAATGATGAGGTCTTAGATGTCATACGCTATACAGCAGATGACTTAGGGGATCCTGGACATGATCCTTACTATGGAAACGGGATCATTAATGTTGAGCGGGCACTAGAACTGATCGCCAACAACGAAGATATCACCTTCACCAATGGCCAATTTGATCAGAATCAAGGCGATCAACAAGAAAATGGAGACCAAGATGATGCTCAGCTGCAGGACCCAACACACACGCAGGATAACTGGATAGATAGACTGATTCGTCAGTTGATCCAATCCTTTAATACGGGTCAATAG
- the cyoE gene encoding heme o synthase, translating into MNKASTEVDTQQEYVSHHVMEPGPLADRKLTGTWKDYVTVTKLGIIIGNLLTVFTGMWLASAATGHSLDGVTILCTLLGAALIIASGTCLNNYLDRDIDQKMQRTKKRALAQGRLDSKSVLTMGFVFAILGTTLLLPMGYLATLVALFGLFGYVVLYTLWLKRTHELNTVVGSVAGAVPPMIGWAAVAKSLDPGAWVLFSIMFVWQIPHFLAIAIRRYEDYKNAGIPMLPVVRGFRDTKWQMLNYTAGLIPVSLLLPLSVSMSSAYVWLALILGIAWLVLSVKGFFTKGHEETIDWAKKYFIYSLVYLVLLFTSMIVLVN; encoded by the coding sequence ATGAACAAAGCGTCTACTGAGGTAGATACACAACAGGAATACGTCTCTCATCATGTGATGGAACCAGGTCCACTCGCAGACCGAAAGCTAACGGGAACATGGAAAGATTACGTCACAGTAACAAAATTAGGTATTATCATCGGGAATCTACTCACTGTATTTACTGGTATGTGGCTCGCATCCGCAGCGACAGGTCACAGTCTTGATGGTGTAACTATACTGTGCACACTGCTTGGTGCTGCACTCATCATCGCCTCTGGCACATGTTTAAATAATTATCTAGACCGGGATATTGACCAAAAAATGCAACGCACTAAGAAACGTGCGTTAGCACAAGGGCGACTAGACTCTAAAAGCGTTTTGACAATGGGTTTTGTATTTGCCATTTTAGGTACAACGTTGTTACTGCCCATGGGGTATTTAGCCACGCTCGTAGCCTTGTTTGGCCTTTTCGGTTACGTCGTGTTGTACACGTTATGGCTCAAGCGTACGCACGAGCTTAACACCGTTGTCGGCAGTGTAGCTGGGGCAGTACCGCCTATGATCGGCTGGGCAGCCGTTGCGAAGTCTTTAGACCCTGGCGCATGGGTCCTCTTTTCTATTATGTTTGTTTGGCAAATCCCTCATTTTCTAGCGATTGCCATTAGACGTTATGAGGATTATAAGAATGCAGGCATCCCCATGTTACCAGTCGTAAGGGGCTTTAGGGATACGAAATGGCAAATGCTTAATTATACGGCCGGTCTCATTCCCGTTTCGTTATTACTACCTCTGTCCGTTTCCATGTCCTCGGCTTATGTTTGGTTAGCGCTGATTCTGGGGATTGCATGGTTAGTACTTTCTGTAAAAGGTTTCTTTACAAAAGGGCATGAAGAGACTATCGATTGGGCTAAGAAATATTTTATTTACTCCTTGGTGTATCTCGTACTCTTGTTTACGAGTATGATTGTCCTTGTTAACTAA
- a CDS encoding COX15/CtaA family protein, giving the protein MTKLLKTIAVLATIWILLTVIAGALVTKTGSGEGCGESWPLCHGQLIPDDITVETLIEYTHRLVTGVAGILILLLSVGVGITYRKHKEVVWVAVLAMVFLLLQSALGALAVLNIGRADATLALHFGISLLSFATVAMLCVYTFQLDKRDALPVSQASSKMKYGIMWLFVYLYGVVYTGAYVRHTGSTMACQGWPLCNGQVIPELSGQTGIMFGHRVAALLMIVGLTVLLYQSLKHYQHDRTIFYSSIALFILVLLQAVSGGLVVLTYMALFPSMLHALFISMLFAVYFHLLLYVCRKK; this is encoded by the coding sequence ATGACTAAGTTATTAAAGACCATAGCGGTATTAGCCACGATTTGGATATTGCTCACCGTCATTGCTGGTGCTCTGGTGACCAAAACAGGGTCGGGAGAAGGATGTGGAGAGAGTTGGCCTTTATGTCATGGACAACTGATCCCCGATGACATCACCGTTGAAACACTGATTGAATATACACATCGATTAGTGACGGGTGTCGCTGGTATACTCATTCTATTATTATCCGTTGGTGTGGGTATCACTTATCGCAAGCACAAAGAAGTGGTTTGGGTTGCAGTACTGGCCATGGTATTTTTACTATTACAGTCCGCACTAGGGGCTTTAGCAGTATTAAATATTGGCCGAGCTGACGCCACGCTTGCCTTACATTTTGGTATTTCTCTTTTATCGTTTGCGACCGTTGCCATGTTATGTGTGTACACTTTCCAGCTTGACAAACGGGATGCTTTACCCGTATCTCAAGCGTCTTCTAAGATGAAGTACGGGATTATGTGGTTATTTGTTTATCTGTATGGCGTTGTTTACACTGGGGCGTACGTTCGTCATACCGGATCGACGATGGCTTGTCAGGGCTGGCCGTTATGTAATGGGCAGGTCATACCTGAGCTCAGTGGCCAAACAGGCATCATGTTTGGTCATCGGGTCGCTGCCTTGTTAATGATTGTTGGGCTCACTGTCCTGCTATATCAATCGTTGAAGCATTATCAACATGATCGCACGATTTTCTACTCTAGTATCGCTTTATTTATACTTGTCCTCCTACAAGCTGTTAGCGGTGGGCTTGTTGTTCTAACTTATATGGCCTTGTTTCCTTCTATGTTACATGCACTTTTCATTTCCATGCTCTTTGCGGTTTACTTCCACTTGTTATTGTACGTTTGTAGAAAAAAATAA
- a CDS encoding LL-diaminopimelate aminotransferase, translating into MKPSRTLQSLTTSVFSQMSLKKKEKLKQGQDMVDLSIGSPDLPPPTFVKDCLSEEVQKDGEYGYPLTGTDEFKEAVSAFYGRRYHVDVSEREVLQLMGSQEGLSHLAFAYLDPEDVVIVPDPGYPIYAASVQIAGAEVYTVPLLEENDFLPKLEDIPEEICQRAKMIVLNYPGNPIPALPTATFFESLIDFARKHDILIVHDFAYSELIFDQVEPLSILSIPGAEDVAIEFNSLSKSFNMAGCRIGYLVGHTSLIEPLAVLKSHIDYGVFYPIQKAATLALTKGDTFLEEHRHTYQTRRDMFMDALKQAGWHVQKPQGGMFVWGRIPAGWTSLDFALEALEYGVVVTPGQAFGAQGEGYVRMALVHDVDRLEEAAQRLKKMLEDHNSVRT; encoded by the coding sequence GTGAAACCGTCTAGAACGTTACAGTCACTTACAACGAGCGTTTTCAGTCAAATGTCATTAAAGAAAAAGGAAAAGCTAAAACAAGGGCAAGATATGGTCGATCTCAGTATAGGGAGTCCGGATCTCCCTCCTCCCACTTTTGTGAAGGATTGTCTGTCTGAAGAGGTCCAAAAAGATGGGGAGTACGGTTATCCGTTGACAGGAACGGATGAGTTCAAGGAAGCGGTGAGTGCTTTTTATGGCAGACGGTATCATGTTGACGTCTCAGAGCGTGAAGTTCTGCAACTCATGGGATCTCAAGAGGGACTCTCTCATTTAGCATTTGCTTACTTAGATCCAGAAGATGTCGTCATCGTGCCAGACCCAGGCTATCCTATTTACGCTGCTAGTGTACAAATTGCAGGGGCAGAAGTGTATACGGTGCCTCTATTAGAGGAGAATGACTTCCTGCCCAAGCTGGAGGATATTCCAGAAGAGATATGTCAAAGAGCAAAGATGATCGTGCTCAATTACCCGGGCAATCCTATCCCCGCATTACCGACGGCAACCTTTTTTGAGTCACTCATTGATTTTGCACGCAAACATGATATTCTGATTGTACATGATTTTGCTTATTCAGAGCTTATTTTTGATCAGGTAGAGCCATTAAGTATACTCTCCATACCCGGGGCGGAGGATGTGGCTATAGAGTTTAATTCTCTATCAAAAAGCTTCAACATGGCAGGGTGCCGCATCGGATATTTAGTGGGGCATACATCACTGATAGAACCTTTGGCTGTCTTGAAGTCTCATATTGACTATGGTGTTTTTTACCCGATCCAAAAAGCAGCCACATTAGCATTGACTAAAGGCGACACATTTTTAGAGGAACACCGTCATACATATCAAACGAGACGAGATATGTTTATGGATGCGCTAAAACAAGCGGGCTGGCATGTTCAAAAGCCACAAGGGGGCATGTTTGTGTGGGGCCGTATACCCGCTGGATGGACTTCATTAGATTTTGCACTTGAGGCTTTGGAGTATGGGGTTGTGGTGACACCGGGACAAGCTTTTGGTGCACAAGGAGAAGGTTACGTACGAATGGCGCTTGTCCATGACGTCGACCGATTAGAAGAGGCGGCTCAGCGTCTGAAAAAGATGTTAGAGGACCATAATAGTGTAAGAACGTAG
- the ylqF gene encoding ribosome biogenesis GTPase YlqF codes for MSIQWFPGHMAKARRQVSEKLKLIDVVIELLDARLPYSSHNPMMSDIIAQKPRVVLLNKADLADPERTDEWVQYFREEEGVNALPVDAQSGAGIKKIPAACQSLVQDIQEKRKAKGMKPRSVRALIVGIPNVGKSSLINRLANRHIAKTGDRPGITTAQQWIKVGKEMELLDTPGILWPKFEDQAVGFRLAASGAIKDDILDIEEIAFHTVGFLREHYPERLMARYDLESIPDDSVTVLDMIGEKRGALMRGGIINYEKVSELLLRELRSGKLGRMTFETPNMTYSNRE; via the coding sequence ATGAGTATACAATGGTTTCCCGGACATATGGCCAAGGCTAGACGTCAAGTAAGTGAGAAACTTAAGCTTATTGATGTGGTCATAGAATTACTTGATGCCAGATTACCCTACTCTTCTCATAATCCGATGATGAGTGATATCATCGCACAGAAGCCTAGGGTTGTTTTACTAAACAAAGCGGACCTCGCAGACCCGGAACGAACAGATGAGTGGGTCCAATATTTTAGAGAAGAAGAAGGTGTCAACGCATTACCCGTTGACGCGCAATCTGGGGCAGGTATAAAGAAAATTCCAGCCGCCTGCCAGTCACTCGTGCAGGACATCCAAGAGAAGCGAAAGGCCAAAGGGATGAAACCACGATCTGTAAGAGCACTCATTGTCGGTATTCCCAACGTTGGAAAGTCTTCTCTCATTAACCGTCTCGCTAACCGTCATATTGCTAAGACGGGAGACCGTCCAGGGATCACAACAGCGCAACAGTGGATTAAAGTAGGCAAAGAAATGGAACTCTTAGACACGCCCGGTATTTTATGGCCTAAATTTGAAGATCAGGCTGTCGGTTTTCGACTGGCCGCAAGTGGCGCGATAAAGGATGACATTCTGGATATAGAGGAAATTGCCTTTCATACCGTTGGGTTTTTAAGGGAACATTATCCCGAACGACTCATGGCACGGTATGACTTGGAGTCTATACCCGATGATAGCGTCACAGTTTTAGATATGATCGGAGAAAAAAGAGGCGCCCTTATGCGTGGAGGCATCATTAATTATGAGAAAGTAAGTGAACTCCTTTTACGTGAGCTTCGATCAGGTAAGCTAGGCCGGATGACATTTGAAACACCAAACATGACATACTCAAACAGAGAGTAA
- the lepB gene encoding signal peptidase I — MDGDNSHTSVEGNEDDEDDEKTRGKGKSETLEWFKALSIAVAIALGIRIFLFAPIVVDGTSMLPTLEDGEKILVNKVMYHLDEPQRGDILVFHAEHGKDWIKRVIGEPGDTVEVRDDQLYINGEPIEERYLEDKLLQTSGILTHDFQTTVPEGHIFVMGDNRQNSRDSRSIGAIPIDDVVGRADVVFWPFDAIRLVQ, encoded by the coding sequence ATTGATGGCGATAACAGTCACACCAGTGTAGAAGGTAATGAAGATGATGAGGACGACGAAAAAACGAGAGGCAAGGGTAAAAGTGAAACATTAGAGTGGTTCAAAGCTTTAAGTATCGCTGTTGCCATTGCTTTAGGGATTCGCATCTTCCTGTTTGCTCCGATCGTCGTTGATGGTACGTCGATGTTACCGACGCTAGAGGATGGGGAGAAAATACTGGTGAATAAAGTGATGTATCACCTCGATGAACCACAAAGAGGGGATATTCTTGTCTTTCATGCAGAACACGGCAAAGACTGGATTAAAAGAGTCATAGGGGAGCCTGGAGACACAGTAGAAGTGCGTGATGATCAGCTCTATATTAATGGCGAGCCGATAGAAGAACGATACTTAGAAGATAAACTTCTACAAACGTCGGGCATACTAACCCATGATTTTCAGACAACGGTTCCTGAAGGCCACATCTTCGTTATGGGAGATAACAGACAAAACAGCCGTGATAGCCGTAGCATAGGTGCAATCCCCATAGACGATGTTGTCGGAAGAGCAGATGTTGTTTTTTGGCCGTTTGATGCCATACGATTAGTGCAATAA
- the rplS gene encoding 50S ribosomal protein L19 yields MNDVIREIEKEQLKAEVPEFRAGDTLRVHVKVIEGQRERIQVFEGTVIRRRGTGISETFVVRKISNGVGVERTFPLHSPKVDKIEVVRHGKVRRSKIYYLRNLRGKAARIKEIRR; encoded by the coding sequence ATGAACGACGTGATTCGTGAGATTGAAAAAGAACAATTAAAAGCTGAAGTACCTGAGTTTCGCGCAGGTGATACTTTACGTGTGCACGTAAAAGTTATCGAGGGACAACGCGAGCGTATCCAGGTGTTCGAAGGTACTGTGATTCGTCGCCGCGGAACTGGTATTAGTGAGACGTTTGTCGTACGTAAGATCTCTAACGGTGTTGGAGTTGAGCGTACGTTCCCACTTCACTCTCCAAAGGTTGACAAAATTGAAGTGGTACGTCACGGGAAAGTACGTAGATCTAAAATTTACTACCTACGTAATCTTCGCGGTAAAGCCGCTCGTATTAAAGAGATACGTAGATAA
- the trmD gene encoding tRNA (guanosine(37)-N1)-methyltransferase TrmD: MKNKLTIDVLSLFPEMFNGVLGSSILAKAAEKALVEYRVTNFRSYSTHKHQQVDDYPYGGGGGMVLKPEPIFSAVSDLVQKADTDHKPRVILMCPQGERYTQKKAEELAESSHLIFICGHYEGYDERIREHLVTDELSIGDYVLTGGELAAMVIIDSVVRLREGALGNETSAQTDSYSTGLLEYPHYTRPAEYKGMKVPDVLLSGHHQHIEEWRMKESLRRTWKRRPDLLEHRTLTEQEQAWLEDIKSEENN; encoded by the coding sequence ATGAAGAATAAACTCACCATTGACGTCCTTTCACTCTTTCCGGAAATGTTTAATGGCGTCTTAGGTTCTAGTATATTAGCAAAAGCAGCAGAGAAAGCGCTCGTGGAATATCGGGTGACCAATTTTCGTTCATACTCCACTCATAAGCATCAACAAGTTGATGACTATCCATACGGTGGTGGCGGGGGCATGGTACTCAAACCTGAACCCATCTTTTCCGCTGTATCTGACCTTGTCCAGAAGGCTGACACTGATCATAAGCCAAGGGTCATTTTAATGTGCCCTCAAGGTGAACGCTATACGCAGAAGAAAGCAGAGGAGTTAGCTGAATCCTCCCATCTTATCTTTATTTGTGGCCATTACGAAGGATACGATGAACGAATTAGAGAGCATCTTGTCACTGATGAGCTTTCAATTGGAGATTATGTATTAACGGGTGGGGAATTAGCCGCAATGGTGATCATTGATAGTGTGGTACGGCTGAGAGAGGGGGCGTTAGGCAACGAGACGTCCGCCCAAACGGACTCTTATAGCACCGGATTGTTAGAGTATCCCCATTACACTCGACCCGCTGAGTATAAGGGAATGAAGGTTCCGGACGTCTTGTTGTCTGGGCATCACCAACATATAGAGGAATGGCGAATGAAAGAATCACTCAGGCGGACCTGGAAACGACGTCCTGATCTGCTTGAACACCGTACGCTAACAGAGCAAGAGCAAGCGTGGTTAGAAGATATCAAATCTGAGGAAAACAATTGA
- the rimM gene encoding ribosome maturation factor RimM (Essential for efficient processing of 16S rRNA) — MTKFYKVGKIVNTHGVRGEVRVVTTSDFAEERYQPGKRLFYFTGGQNQDQEGVPLVIKSYRQHKSFDLLSFEDHPSINDVEGYKGGFLKVAEDDRETLEEGEYYYDQIIGCDVLTEEGDILGTVKEILSPGANDVWVIKRKERGKDVLIPYIDDVVKSIDVEHKQIVVTLIEGLVDEE, encoded by the coding sequence ATGACAAAGTTTTATAAAGTCGGGAAAATCGTAAACACACATGGCGTACGAGGGGAAGTGAGGGTGGTGACAACGTCGGACTTTGCAGAAGAACGCTATCAGCCTGGAAAAAGATTATTTTACTTCACTGGTGGCCAAAACCAAGATCAAGAAGGCGTACCACTCGTCATTAAAAGTTATCGTCAGCATAAGAGTTTCGATCTTTTATCTTTTGAAGACCATCCTTCCATCAATGACGTGGAAGGATATAAAGGAGGCTTTCTCAAGGTTGCAGAGGATGATCGTGAAACACTTGAAGAAGGCGAGTATTACTATGATCAGATCATTGGCTGCGATGTGCTGACAGAAGAGGGAGATATACTAGGGACCGTAAAAGAAATCCTTTCACCAGGGGCAAATGACGTCTGGGTGATCAAACGCAAAGAAAGAGGGAAGGACGTTCTCATCCCTTATATAGATGATGTGGTTAAGTCGATAGACGTAGAGCATAAGCAAATCGTCGTCACACTGATTGAGGGCTTGGTGGATGAAGAATAA
- a CDS encoding YlqD family protein, which produces MKIIRPVQVKVVLTQQSKQELQEEYQNQLNQLKLEMEQLRFQGKKILHESKKNPDYIRQMQEKLKQEEQKKQENIEKVEFQLEQLSMVSIGTEILHSTVDSEVEVKVGDVWEDLMKGAEIIIKDGIVHEIRESREDHDKVL; this is translated from the coding sequence ATGAAAATAATTCGACCGGTGCAAGTTAAAGTCGTATTAACACAGCAATCAAAACAGGAATTACAGGAAGAATACCAAAACCAGCTCAATCAATTAAAACTAGAGATGGAGCAACTGCGCTTTCAAGGCAAAAAGATTCTCCACGAATCGAAGAAAAACCCTGACTACATCAGACAAATGCAAGAGAAATTAAAACAAGAGGAACAAAAAAAGCAAGAGAACATAGAGAAGGTCGAATTTCAACTTGAGCAACTCTCCATGGTTTCAATAGGAACTGAAATTTTACATAGTACTGTGGATAGTGAGGTAGAAGTGAAGGTCGGGGATGTATGGGAAGATCTCATGAAAGGGGCAGAGATCATCATCAAAGACGGTATCGTTCATGAGATTAGAGAAAGTAGGGAAGATCATGACAAAGTTTTATAA
- a CDS encoding KH domain-containing protein has translation MKELIETVAKALVDHPEDVRVSSKENERSITFQLNVHPDDVGKVIGKQGRIANALRTVVYASATKGGKKVYVDID, from the coding sequence ATGAAAGAACTTATAGAGACCGTTGCTAAGGCTCTCGTCGATCATCCAGAGGACGTTCGTGTTTCCTCCAAGGAAAACGAACGAAGCATCACGTTCCAACTTAACGTTCACCCTGATGACGTAGGTAAGGTTATTGGAAAACAAGGGCGTATTGCTAATGCTTTACGCACAGTTGTCTATGCCTCTGCTACGAAGGGTGGCAAAAAGGTATACGTAGACATTGATTAG
- the rpsP gene encoding 30S ribosomal protein S16, producing the protein MSVKIRLKRMGANKKPFYRVVVADSRSPRDGRFIEEIGTYNPVAEPTEVKIDEEKALEWLQNGAKPSDTVRNLFSNAGIMEKFHESKQK; encoded by the coding sequence ATGTCAGTAAAAATTCGTCTAAAGCGTATGGGAGCTAATAAAAAACCTTTCTACCGTGTGGTTGTAGCGGATTCTCGTTCTCCACGTGATGGTCGTTTCATCGAGGAAATTGGGACTTATAACCCTGTAGCAGAGCCAACTGAAGTGAAAATTGATGAAGAGAAGGCCCTAGAATGGTTACAAAACGGTGCAAAACCTTCTGATACCGTTAGAAATCTATTCAGCAATGCAGGGATTATGGAGAAGTTCCACGAATCCAAACAAAAGTAA